One stretch of Gouania willdenowi chromosome 16, fGouWil2.1, whole genome shotgun sequence DNA includes these proteins:
- the kcnj14 gene encoding ATP-sensitive inward rectifier potassium channel 14 — MMGAARVKRRFSAVVDGPVDEEEVMKLAQSAADLARAGGSPTGSGTPTTPSPTHALNGKTLPLQSDPNNARRQSVMGVPAGGDAGGEDGVRTGQIYLGPKSVKGSSVSGRDGSCSTSDQDSLPSHSTTSRRRSRRSSRRPRQRFVGKDGRCNVTFVNMSERGQRYLSDLFTTCVDIRWRWMLVIFTLSFLLSWLLFGFAFWLIASAHGDLSIRLATSSGSSPGSEEAESVEGSEREAVVEEPCFLQVNSFMAAFLFSLETQTSIGYGFRSVTEECPLAVVAVVLQCIVGCIIDAFIIGAVMAKIAKPKKRNETLVFSDTAVVALRDGKLCMMWRVGNLRKSHLVEAHVRAQLLKSRMTPEGEFLPLDNVDINVGFDTGTDRIFLVSPVTIVHEINDESPFFEMDQKTLQNDPELEVVVILEGMVEATAMTTQCRSSYLAAEILWGHRFEPVLFERKDCYQVDYSFFHRTYAIPSTPSCSAREMAEQKYIQRSRSSFCYENEVALQLVSPDDEPQQNPECPSPITRTSSVAEHLHYN, encoded by the exons ATGATGGGAGCGGCTCGAGTGAAACGTCGCTTCAGTGCTGTAGTGGATGGGCCAGTTGATGAAGAAGAGGTCATGAAGCTGGCACAGAGTGCAGCAGATCTGGCTAGGGCAGGGGGCAGTCCAACAGGGTCTGGGACCCCTACAACCCCTTCCCCGACCCATGCTCTCAATGGCAAAACTCTGCCACTTCAGAGCGATCCTAACAATGCACGGAGGCAGAGTGTCATGGGAGTGCCAGCTGGGGGAGATGCAGGAGGAGAAGATGGAGTTAGAACAGGACAAATATATTTGGGGCCAAAGAGTGTGAAAGGCAGTAGTGTAAGCGGGAGAGATGGAAGCTGTTCTACATCGGACCAGGACTCACTCCCTTCCCACTCCACTACTAGCCGCAGACGCAGCAGGCGCTCAAGTCGCCGGCCCCGACAGCGCTTTGTGGGCAAGGACGGACGCTGCAACGTCACCTTTGTCAACATGAGCGAGAGGGGCCAGCGATACCTCAGCGACCTCTTCACAACCTGCGTTGATATCCGTTGGCGTTGGATGCTGGTCATCTTCACCCTCTCCTTCCTTCTCTCCTGGCTGCTTTTTGGATTTGCCTTTTGGCTTATTGCCTCTGCACATGGTGACCTCTCCATTCGTCTTGCCACCAGCTCAGGTTCCTCTCCAGGATCAGAGGAAGCTGAGTCAGTAGAAGGATCTGAAAGAGAGGCTGTTGTTGAGGAGCCTTGCTTCCTCCAGGTTAACAGCTTCATGGCTGCCTTTCTCTTCTCACTGGAGACGCAGACATCTATAGGTTACGGATTTAGGAGTGTGACCGAAGAATGTCCCCTGGCGGTGGTGGCGGTCGTTTTGCAGTGCATTGTGGGCTGCATTATTGACGCCTTCATCATCGGGGCAGTCATGGCAAAGATTGCTAAGCCCAAGAAACGCAATGAGACACTTGTGTTCTCTGACACAGCTGTGGTGGCACTCAGGGATGGAAAACTCTGCATGATGTGGAGGGTCGGAAACCTACGCAAAAGTCACCTAGTAGAAGCTCACGTCAGGGCACAACTACTGAAG TCAAGGATGACGCCAGAGGGCGAGTTCCTTCCACTGGACAATGTAGACATCAACGTGGGTTTTGACACCGGCACGGACCGCATTTTTTTGGTCTCGCCTGTAACAATTGTTCATGAAATCAATGATGAGTCACCTTTTTTTGAGATGGACCAAAAAACTTTGCAGAATGACCCTGAGTTGGAGGTAGTGGTCATCCTCGAGGGTATGGTCGAGGCCACGGCCATGACCACACAGTGTCGCAGTTCCTATCTCGCAGCAGAAATTCTCTGGGGACATCGATTTGAACCTGTGCTCTTTGAGAGAAAAGACTGCTACCAG GTGGATTATTCCTTTTTCCATCGGACATATGCCATTCCTAGCACGCCTTCATGCAGTGCAAGGGAGATGGCAGAGCAGAAGTACATTCAGAGATCCAGATCCTCATTCTGCTACGAGAATGAAGTTGCTCTGCAACTCGTCTCTCCTGACGATGAACCACAACAAAACCCTGAATGTCCCTCCCCAATCACCAGAACGTCATCTGTAGCAGAACATTTGCATTACAATTGA